The following are from one region of the Alkalimarinus sediminis genome:
- a CDS encoding EAL domain-containing protein: MQTENLEPIFEIFPWNSNFIVGVAFIDEQHQKLVELLNKVIAQFITSNDQTANEAVLQELIDYAHYHFDEEEKLWHQYFNGTALLQDHAKTHDAFFTKIESILESDDKHISIAERLIEYLTNWLAVHILHNDRRMAAMVIEIDANGTSIPDAERLAKAQIDKMPILQASIVELYKKLSKSASQLIREKNARLRAENQLQNILKEKAEQALEVQAKEYQDYLEFLAYHDPLTGLLNGNGLLRALRKMMVEANNDNGSIAIIAINLDYFGQIGSQLGSDGTNRLLGTLAKRWQDALMPNGALAHLGSDDFIVVLNNSTLVEQQISALRLAGGQPFFIDEWRNSVAFTAGYSIYPPNFVDIDLDAEKLQRQAEHALFQAKHEARGSVREFDFEAERNVRIKNQEILRIRQGFDNNEFKLFYQPKTNMRTGEVIGAEALIRWEHPELGLLSPVAFLPVLDNHPFIVNLGEWVIDQAIQHSLLWEQQGLELKISVNVDALQVQDPNFPAKLGEIFNRYPSFNPKRLELEILETVAINDIDVAVNNIHKCREYGVCFSLDDFGKGYCSLSYLKQLPVDTLKIDQTFVRDMLEDASNISILEGILDIAKTFNLNVIAEGVESVLHGEFLIQIGCEFGQGYAIARPMEQSLFAGWISQWKTYQQWRASNALRRDDIDALTGLAELNKWLRQFESEGTGLPSFHSKSLERWMRSSLEHRPSTNVQTVQKIEANYNHVLALAQKVTADRGTGVLKPKVKDLDALNNALKVLTEQIRFGLQECLQQRSQRQTRQ; the protein is encoded by the coding sequence ATGCAAACAGAGAACTTAGAACCGATATTTGAAATATTCCCCTGGAACTCTAACTTTATCGTTGGTGTAGCATTCATTGACGAACAGCATCAAAAGCTAGTTGAGCTTCTTAACAAGGTGATTGCACAGTTTATTACCAGTAATGATCAAACGGCTAATGAAGCCGTATTGCAAGAACTAATTGATTATGCTCATTATCATTTTGACGAAGAAGAGAAACTGTGGCATCAGTATTTTAATGGGACGGCTCTTTTACAAGATCATGCCAAAACACACGATGCATTCTTTACTAAAATAGAGTCAATTTTAGAGTCTGATGATAAACATATATCAATTGCAGAACGGCTCATTGAATATCTAACAAACTGGTTGGCGGTTCATATATTACATAACGATCGACGTATGGCTGCGATGGTTATAGAAATAGATGCGAACGGTACGTCAATACCTGATGCAGAACGTTTGGCTAAAGCACAAATTGATAAGATGCCGATACTTCAAGCATCAATCGTTGAGCTGTATAAAAAGCTCTCAAAAAGCGCAAGTCAACTTATTAGAGAGAAAAACGCCAGATTACGTGCCGAAAATCAATTACAGAACATCTTAAAAGAGAAAGCCGAACAAGCGTTAGAAGTACAAGCTAAGGAGTATCAGGATTATCTGGAATTCTTGGCTTATCATGACCCATTAACAGGCCTACTTAACGGTAACGGTCTACTTCGAGCGTTGCGTAAGATGATGGTCGAGGCAAATAATGATAACGGGTCAATTGCGATTATTGCGATCAACCTCGACTATTTTGGCCAGATTGGTTCACAGTTAGGGAGTGACGGTACCAATCGCTTACTTGGCACTTTGGCTAAACGCTGGCAAGACGCCCTAATGCCTAATGGCGCACTCGCTCATTTAGGGAGTGATGACTTTATAGTTGTACTCAACAACTCAACGCTAGTAGAGCAACAGATTAGTGCATTAAGGCTTGCAGGTGGTCAACCCTTTTTTATAGATGAGTGGCGTAACTCAGTCGCATTTACTGCAGGCTATAGCATTTACCCCCCTAACTTTGTCGATATAGATTTAGATGCTGAGAAGTTACAGCGTCAAGCAGAGCACGCACTATTTCAAGCCAAGCACGAAGCTAGAGGCAGTGTTCGTGAATTTGACTTTGAAGCTGAACGAAACGTGCGTATTAAAAATCAGGAAATCCTACGTATACGACAGGGTTTTGATAACAATGAATTTAAGCTCTTCTATCAACCCAAAACCAATATGCGCACAGGTGAAGTAATTGGCGCTGAAGCACTCATCCGCTGGGAGCACCCCGAACTAGGTTTATTATCACCTGTTGCGTTTCTACCTGTTCTAGATAACCATCCTTTTATTGTCAACTTGGGTGAATGGGTTATAGATCAAGCGATTCAGCATAGTTTGTTGTGGGAGCAGCAAGGCTTGGAGCTTAAAATCAGCGTTAACGTTGATGCTCTTCAGGTTCAAGACCCAAACTTCCCAGCTAAACTGGGAGAGATATTCAATCGCTACCCTTCGTTTAACCCCAAGCGGCTAGAATTGGAAATACTTGAAACAGTCGCTATAAACGATATTGATGTTGCGGTTAATAATATTCATAAGTGTCGTGAGTACGGTGTTTGCTTTTCATTAGACGATTTTGGTAAGGGCTACTGCTCTCTTTCTTACCTTAAACAACTGCCTGTTGATACGTTAAAAATTGACCAAACATTCGTTAGAGATATGCTAGAAGATGCAAGCAATATATCAATTCTCGAAGGTATTCTAGATATTGCAAAAACCTTTAACTTAAACGTTATTGCGGAAGGCGTCGAAAGCGTATTACATGGGGAGTTTTTGATCCAAATTGGCTGTGAGTTTGGTCAGGGCTATGCCATCGCTCGACCGATGGAACAATCTCTTTTTGCTGGTTGGATATCTCAATGGAAGACCTACCAACAATGGAGAGCTAGCAACGCACTAAGACGAGATGATATTGATGCGCTAACAGGCCTAGCCGAGCTTAACAAATGGCTTCGTCAGTTTGAATCTGAAGGTACAGGTTTACCATCGTTCCACTCCAAAAGTCTTGAACGGTGGATGAGATCGAGCTTGGAGCATAGACCGAGCACTAATGTTCAAACCGTTCAAAAAATAGAGGCTAACTATAACCATGTGCTAGCATTGGCGCAAAAAGTAACCGCTGATAGAGGTACAGGAGTGCTCAAGCCCAAAGTAAAAGATTTAGATGCCTTAAACAACGCTTTAAAGGTGCTAACCGAGCAAATCAGATTTGGGTTACAAGAGTGTTTACAGCAACGAAGCCAGCGTCAGACTCGTCAGTAA
- the lpdA gene encoding dihydrolipoyl dehydrogenase — translation MSKSKLVLASIIAVAIAAFLFFDVSQYMTLDYFKSQQAELEQYVEANFGQSVALFFVIYVIVTALSLPGAAVMTLVAGALFGLLNGLIVVSFASTLGATLALLTSRYLLRDSIQAKFSSQLDSINAGIEKEGAFYLFTLRLVPVVPFFVINLVMGLTKIPVRTFFWVSQVGMLAGTAVYVNAGTQLASIDSLSGILSPGIIFSFVLLGLFPLITKRILAAIKSKKVLTAYPKPSSFDEDIVVIGAGSAGLVTSYIAAAVKANVTLIERHKMGGDCLNTGCVPSKALIRSGKFIADTKRSKDLGFESASVNFNFADVMERVQRIVKTVEPHDSVERYTNLGVNVIEGEAKITSPYTVEVNGKTLVTRNIVIATGARPFVPPIKGIDKVDYLTSDNVWDIREQPKRLIVLGGGPIGCELTQAFARLGSEVTQVEMHNRLMIREDEDVSELVQERFLKEGVKVLTNHQAVEFIVENGEQVLICQHNGAEVKLPFDKVLVAVGRAANISGFGLETLGIPTTRVKTVEVNEYLETKFPNIYAVGDVAGPFQFTHTAAHQAWYAAVNALFGKFKKFKVDYSVIPWATFTEPEVARVGLNEQEAIEKNIPYEVTKFDVAELDRAIADEEAHGFIKVLTVPGKDKILGATIVGEQAGDLIAEYVMAMKHNLGLNKILGTIHIYPTLAEMNKYAAGEWKRAHKPEKLLNWVEKFHRWQRGDKSNRPSRF, via the coding sequence ATGAGTAAAAGCAAGCTAGTCTTGGCTTCTATAATCGCTGTCGCAATTGCGGCTTTTCTGTTTTTTGATGTTAGCCAGTATATGACGCTGGACTACTTTAAGTCGCAACAAGCGGAGCTTGAACAATATGTTGAGGCTAACTTTGGTCAGAGTGTGGCTCTGTTTTTTGTTATATATGTCATCGTAACAGCGCTTTCATTACCTGGAGCCGCAGTAATGACGTTAGTAGCCGGTGCATTATTTGGATTGCTTAACGGGCTAATCGTTGTGTCGTTTGCATCGACTCTAGGGGCTACATTAGCACTACTCACATCGCGCTATCTGTTGCGTGACTCCATTCAGGCAAAATTTTCGAGTCAACTTGACTCCATAAACGCAGGTATAGAGAAAGAAGGTGCTTTTTACTTGTTTACCTTGCGATTGGTACCGGTTGTCCCGTTTTTTGTCATTAATCTAGTGATGGGGTTGACTAAAATTCCAGTTAGAACATTCTTTTGGGTGAGTCAGGTCGGTATGTTGGCGGGTACGGCAGTATATGTAAATGCAGGTACTCAATTAGCCAGTATCGATTCATTATCCGGAATCCTGTCACCTGGTATTATATTCTCGTTTGTTCTTTTAGGGCTTTTCCCACTGATCACTAAGCGTATTTTGGCTGCTATCAAAAGTAAAAAGGTGCTCACCGCCTACCCTAAACCTTCATCATTTGATGAAGATATCGTAGTTATAGGAGCAGGCTCTGCAGGGTTGGTAACCTCTTATATTGCAGCGGCGGTAAAAGCTAATGTCACCTTGATTGAGCGTCACAAGATGGGCGGCGACTGTCTTAATACGGGGTGCGTACCTTCAAAGGCTCTTATACGGTCAGGCAAGTTTATAGCCGATACTAAACGCTCAAAAGATCTGGGGTTTGAGTCTGCTTCGGTTAACTTTAACTTCGCAGATGTAATGGAGCGAGTTCAACGTATCGTTAAAACAGTAGAACCCCATGACTCGGTCGAGCGGTACACCAACTTAGGCGTCAACGTGATAGAAGGCGAAGCCAAGATTACTTCCCCCTATACTGTGGAGGTAAACGGTAAAACATTAGTCACACGCAACATCGTTATTGCTACGGGCGCTAGACCTTTTGTCCCACCAATAAAAGGCATTGATAAAGTTGATTATTTAACTTCAGACAACGTGTGGGACATAAGAGAACAACCTAAGCGCCTGATAGTATTAGGTGGAGGCCCTATCGGTTGTGAGTTAACCCAGGCGTTTGCCCGCTTGGGCAGTGAGGTAACTCAAGTAGAAATGCATAATAGACTGATGATCAGAGAAGACGAAGACGTATCCGAACTGGTTCAAGAACGGTTTTTAAAAGAAGGCGTCAAAGTATTAACCAATCATCAAGCTGTTGAGTTTATAGTTGAAAATGGCGAGCAGGTTTTAATATGTCAGCATAATGGCGCAGAAGTTAAGCTACCGTTTGATAAAGTACTAGTTGCCGTTGGACGCGCCGCTAATATCTCGGGATTTGGTCTAGAAACGTTAGGTATCCCGACTACAAGAGTAAAAACCGTTGAAGTTAACGAATACCTCGAAACGAAATTCCCTAATATTTATGCGGTGGGTGACGTAGCCGGTCCATTTCAGTTTACTCACACTGCAGCGCATCAAGCATGGTACGCAGCCGTCAATGCACTCTTTGGTAAGTTTAAGAAGTTTAAAGTCGACTATTCTGTTATTCCTTGGGCCACCTTTACCGAGCCAGAAGTTGCGCGAGTAGGATTAAATGAACAAGAAGCAATCGAGAAGAATATCCCCTACGAAGTGACTAAGTTTGATGTTGCTGAATTAGATAGAGCCATAGCGGATGAAGAAGCCCATGGGTTTATCAAAGTACTGACAGTGCCAGGCAAAGACAAAATATTAGGCGCAACGATTGTAGGCGAGCAAGCAGGCGATTTGATAGCAGAATACGTTATGGCCATGAAACATAACCTAGGCCTCAACAAAATACTCGGCACCATTCATATCTACCCTACACTAGCCGAAATGAATAAGTATGCGGCCGGTGAGTGGAAGCGCGCTCATAAACCCGAGAAGCTTCTTAATTGGGTAGAAAAGTTTCATCGATGGCAGCGGGGTGATAAAAGTAATAGGCCAAGTCGGTTTTAA
- the nifJ gene encoding pyruvate:ferredoxin (flavodoxin) oxidoreductase, which produces MNDSTTITVDGNEAVARVAHQTNEVIAIYPITPASPMGEHSDAWSAMGKTNIWGGVPYIVEMQSEAGAAGAIHGALQAGSLTTTFTASQGLLLMIPNMYKIAGELTPTVFHVAARAIAAQALSIFADHSDVMATRATGFGLLASNSVQEAHDMALIAQAASLKGRVPLLHFFDGFRTSHEIAKINLIGDSTIKEMLPFTEIEAFRRRSMSPAHPDVRGTSQNPDLFFQGRETVNPRYNAFPDIVTAQMNAFAALTGRQYKLFDYVGHPKANHIIVVIGSASETVEETVNHLNQQGDAVGLIKVRLYRPFATQQFLDCLPDSVASIAVLDRTKEPGADGEPLYKDVCTALFQRAQAPSEKHKALPTIIGGRYGLGSKEFTPAMVKAIFDELKKSAPKTPFTIGIHDDLSHTSLDWDERFQTNANSHTTQCVFFGLGADGTVSANKSSIKIIGENTPIYAQGYFVYDSKKSGAVTISHLRFGPTPIRSTYLIPKHSANYVGCHQSQFLEKYDVLGYAAEGAVFVLNSAVPKAQIWQSLPATIKHTIVSKKIRFYVIDAYSIAEQSGMGRKINTVMQTCFFAISNVLPQQEAISAIKTQVEKTYGKKGRYITKTNFTAIDNTVKALYEVSYPSDEISKVSDRTANQTPTNESSFVDNVTKRIIAGEGDLIPVSLLPEDGVFPSGTAKLEKRNLALELPLWDETLCTHCGKCVFVCPHSVIRSKAFEDKHVVDAPKSFKHVQIKGKDYPDGINISYQISPEDCTGCTLCVDICPIRDKSQAKRKAINMVPQEQIKQQEIENWDYFQSLPDWELTNAKRTTMKGAMVLPPMFEFSGACTGCGETPYIRLATQLFGDRMLVANATGCSSIYGGNLPTTPWSKNSEGRGPAWNNSLFEDNAEFGLGLRVASDQQKQQAQALLHSLQDALPTELYQGLINADESDEVGIYEQRQRIDQLKQRLQGINTTESAQLLSVADALSRKSVWIIGGDGWAYDIGFGGVDHVLASGKDVNILVLDTEVYSNTGGQTSKATPKGAVAKFSASGKPTVKKDLARIAMTYENCYVAHVAYGAKDVQTLRVFLEAEAYPGPSLIIAYSPCIAHGVDLVNNHRQQKMAVDSGHWPLFRYDPRRSEEGQNPLHLDSKKPSLAYSEFTKTEARFSMLKHSHPAAAEQFGIEAQDDVHRRYEEYQRLATMAEQAPTKLAESAPSESQTSITGRAQGSEIHVEEKNSD; this is translated from the coding sequence ATGAACGATAGCACGACAATAACCGTAGATGGAAATGAAGCAGTCGCAAGAGTTGCACACCAAACCAATGAAGTGATCGCGATCTACCCGATCACCCCGGCTTCCCCAATGGGCGAGCATTCAGATGCTTGGTCTGCCATGGGCAAAACAAATATTTGGGGTGGTGTACCCTACATAGTAGAAATGCAGAGCGAAGCGGGAGCTGCAGGCGCTATACATGGTGCGTTACAAGCTGGCTCGCTTACTACGACATTTACTGCCTCTCAGGGATTACTTCTAATGATCCCTAACATGTATAAAATTGCTGGTGAACTTACCCCTACGGTTTTTCATGTTGCGGCACGAGCTATCGCCGCTCAGGCACTCTCAATATTTGCAGACCATAGTGATGTTATGGCCACCCGTGCCACAGGGTTTGGTTTATTAGCTTCAAACTCTGTGCAAGAAGCCCATGACATGGCGCTTATCGCACAGGCTGCTTCACTTAAAGGCAGAGTACCGTTATTACACTTCTTTGATGGTTTTAGAACCTCTCATGAAATTGCCAAGATTAATCTAATTGGCGATTCAACAATAAAAGAAATGTTGCCTTTTACTGAAATTGAAGCATTTCGACGCCGCTCTATGTCCCCTGCTCACCCAGACGTTCGAGGTACATCTCAGAACCCCGATCTGTTTTTTCAAGGCCGAGAAACCGTTAACCCACGATATAACGCCTTTCCTGATATCGTCACCGCCCAGATGAATGCCTTTGCCGCCTTAACCGGTAGGCAATATAAACTTTTTGATTATGTTGGGCACCCAAAAGCAAATCACATTATTGTCGTGATTGGTTCAGCTTCTGAAACGGTTGAAGAAACGGTCAATCATTTAAACCAACAAGGTGATGCGGTCGGCTTAATTAAGGTTAGGCTTTATCGACCCTTTGCGACTCAACAGTTCTTAGATTGCTTGCCAGACTCTGTCGCCTCCATTGCGGTATTAGACAGAACTAAAGAACCAGGCGCCGATGGCGAGCCGCTATACAAAGATGTATGTACGGCTCTATTTCAACGGGCACAAGCACCTTCTGAAAAGCATAAAGCGCTGCCAACTATTATCGGAGGGCGTTACGGATTGGGTTCTAAGGAATTTACTCCTGCAATGGTTAAGGCCATTTTTGATGAACTGAAAAAATCAGCGCCTAAAACCCCCTTTACCATTGGCATACATGACGATCTAAGCCATACCAGTCTCGATTGGGATGAACGCTTCCAAACAAATGCTAACAGCCATACGACCCAGTGCGTGTTTTTTGGCCTTGGGGCAGATGGTACGGTTAGCGCTAATAAAAGCAGTATTAAGATAATTGGTGAAAATACCCCAATCTACGCTCAGGGATATTTTGTTTATGACTCCAAAAAATCAGGTGCGGTAACAATTTCACACTTGAGGTTTGGCCCTACTCCGATTCGCTCGACCTATTTAATCCCCAAGCACTCTGCCAACTATGTAGGCTGCCACCAATCGCAGTTTTTAGAGAAGTACGATGTACTTGGATATGCTGCCGAAGGAGCTGTTTTTGTATTAAACAGTGCTGTACCCAAAGCCCAGATTTGGCAATCACTGCCAGCAACTATTAAGCATACAATCGTTAGTAAGAAGATTCGTTTTTATGTGATCGATGCCTACAGTATTGCCGAGCAAAGTGGCATGGGACGCAAGATCAATACAGTCATGCAAACCTGCTTCTTTGCTATTTCAAATGTACTGCCGCAACAAGAGGCTATTAGCGCCATCAAAACACAGGTAGAGAAAACCTATGGCAAAAAGGGTCGCTATATTACCAAAACAAACTTTACGGCGATTGATAATACGGTTAAAGCACTCTATGAGGTGAGTTACCCTTCAGACGAAATATCTAAAGTGAGTGACAGAACAGCCAACCAAACGCCCACTAACGAGTCTTCATTTGTAGATAACGTCACTAAACGCATTATCGCAGGCGAAGGTGATTTGATACCTGTGAGTTTGTTACCTGAAGATGGCGTTTTCCCAAGTGGTACAGCAAAACTCGAAAAGCGGAATCTTGCTCTAGAATTGCCTCTATGGGATGAAACCCTCTGCACCCATTGTGGTAAGTGCGTCTTTGTTTGCCCTCATAGCGTAATTAGAAGTAAAGCATTTGAAGACAAGCATGTGGTTGATGCGCCAAAGTCCTTCAAACACGTTCAGATTAAAGGTAAGGATTACCCTGACGGCATCAATATTAGCTATCAAATATCCCCAGAGGACTGCACTGGGTGCACCCTATGCGTTGATATCTGCCCGATTCGTGATAAAAGCCAGGCAAAACGTAAAGCTATTAACATGGTGCCCCAAGAACAAATCAAGCAACAAGAGATCGAAAATTGGGATTACTTTCAATCACTACCCGATTGGGAGTTAACCAATGCCAAGCGCACTACAATGAAAGGTGCCATGGTATTGCCACCCATGTTTGAATTCTCGGGCGCTTGCACCGGATGCGGAGAAACACCCTATATTAGATTAGCCACGCAACTCTTTGGTGATCGAATGTTAGTCGCTAATGCTACCGGGTGTTCGTCTATTTATGGTGGTAACCTTCCCACTACACCTTGGAGTAAAAACAGTGAAGGTCGCGGCCCCGCATGGAACAACTCACTGTTTGAAGATAACGCTGAGTTTGGTCTAGGATTGCGTGTCGCCAGTGACCAACAAAAGCAACAAGCACAAGCACTTCTGCACTCGTTACAAGATGCACTTCCTACAGAGCTCTATCAAGGATTGATAAATGCCGATGAGTCAGACGAAGTGGGTATTTATGAGCAACGTCAACGAATAGACCAGCTAAAGCAGCGCCTTCAAGGTATAAATACTACCGAATCTGCTCAATTGTTAAGTGTTGCAGATGCGCTGAGTCGAAAAAGTGTCTGGATTATTGGGGGTGATGGCTGGGCCTATGATATTGGTTTTGGTGGGGTCGATCATGTGCTGGCCTCAGGAAAAGATGTCAACATATTGGTGCTAGATACCGAAGTGTATTCAAACACTGGCGGGCAAACGTCTAAAGCAACCCCAAAAGGTGCGGTTGCGAAGTTCTCGGCATCGGGCAAGCCAACGGTTAAAAAAGATCTGGCGAGAATCGCCATGACCTATGAAAACTGCTACGTCGCCCATGTTGCTTACGGTGCGAAAGATGTGCAGACTTTGCGGGTATTTTTGGAAGCCGAAGCCTACCCTGGGCCCTCGCTTATTATTGCTTACTCTCCTTGTATCGCTCATGGTGTAGACTTGGTAAATAATCACCGACAACAAAAGATGGCAGTTGACTCTGGGCATTGGCCACTGTTTAGGTATGATCCTCGACGCTCTGAAGAAGGCCAAAACCCACTTCATCTTGACTCTAAAAAACCGAGCCTCGCTTATAGCGAATTTACCAAAACAGAAGCCAGATTTAGTATGCTTAAGCACTCTCACCCTGCGGCAGCAGAGCAATTTGGCATTGAAGCGCAAGACGACGTTCACCGTCGCTATGAAGAGTATCAACGTTTAGCCACAATGGCTGAACAAGCGCCAACAAAACTCGCTGAATCTGCGCCTTCCGAAAGCCAAACATCTATAACCGGAAGAGCGCAAGGGAGCGAAATTCATGTAGAGGAGAAGAATAGTGATTGA
- a CDS encoding dihydroorotate dehydrogenase-like protein, producing MIDLTTHYLGLPLKNPLIPSSCPLTNNITSIKRLEDNGASAIVLPSLFEEELIHEQQHMARFLDHQEIGHHEADSFLPIPDQYSSHLDKMLSLISQCKESLEIPVIGSINGITPGGWVDCAIDLQEAGCDAIELNLYSVEADGSRPAATVENDFASIVDRLYSEVTIPITVKLSSQFSSLSHFALNIEKHGAAGIVCFNRFYQPDIDLDTLQLSPTLELSSSIESLVRIRWIALLRSQLKLSLAATGGFHRYDDVAKALLVGADAIYLCSVLMNQGAEAINNILADLTYWMEQKEYQSVEQLKGSLSYQNADSPALYARGNYLEVMDSFTPSKGVKV from the coding sequence GTGATTGATTTAACGACCCACTATCTGGGGTTACCCTTGAAAAATCCACTTATTCCTTCTTCGTGCCCGCTTACAAACAATATAACGAGCATTAAACGATTAGAAGATAACGGTGCCTCGGCCATCGTCCTGCCATCGCTGTTTGAAGAAGAGTTGATACATGAGCAGCAACACATGGCGCGTTTTCTAGATCATCAGGAGATTGGGCATCATGAGGCTGATAGCTTCTTGCCAATCCCCGACCAATACTCCTCTCATTTAGATAAGATGCTATCGCTAATCAGTCAGTGTAAAGAGTCACTTGAAATACCTGTTATCGGTAGTATCAATGGTATTACGCCAGGTGGTTGGGTTGATTGCGCAATTGACCTTCAAGAAGCGGGTTGTGATGCCATAGAGTTGAATCTCTACTCAGTAGAAGCTGACGGAAGCCGACCTGCGGCTACTGTTGAAAATGATTTCGCTAGCATTGTTGACCGGTTATATTCAGAAGTAACGATTCCGATCACCGTTAAGCTATCCTCTCAGTTTTCATCATTAAGTCACTTCGCACTCAATATAGAGAAGCACGGTGCAGCTGGTATTGTCTGCTTTAATCGGTTCTATCAGCCCGATATAGATCTCGATACTCTACAGCTCTCACCCACGTTAGAGCTATCATCTTCGATTGAGTCACTGGTACGCATACGTTGGATTGCCCTGTTAAGAAGCCAGTTAAAGCTATCATTGGCTGCCACAGGAGGGTTTCATCGCTATGACGATGTTGCCAAGGCGTTACTAGTAGGTGCAGATGCGATTTATCTTTGTAGTGTGTTGATGAATCAGGGGGCTGAGGCTATCAACAACATACTTGCAGACCTCACTTATTGGATGGAGCAGAAGGAATACCAATCGGTAGAACAGCTAAAAGGCAGCCTAAGCTATCAAAATGCAGACTCCCCTGCACTATATGCGAGGGGCAATTATTTAGAGGTGATGGACTCTTTCACCCCGTCAAAGGGTGTTAAAGTTTAA
- a CDS encoding HD-GYP domain-containing protein → MKVSNKVLIEIPVSELEIGMYVSKLDCPWEETPFIYQGFFLYDIQDIQELQTLCKTVFVQAEKEVWEEKKKVTLSTGKERIRTVTKEKITYVNKVPAYRELEKAGATYNEAKRLISNIFAAVKLGKSFDVNEVRSVVTDIVGSILRNPNALQWLALIKNKDEYTAEHCLRVCVFAVSVGRELGMLEGELIDLGISGFLHDVGKTRVPDEVLNKPGRFTDAEYEVMKSHSTHGKNILISQNGVPPIAVDVAYTHHERIDGGGYPRRLSGHKISRFARIVCIVDAYDAMTSVRVYKTAMSSLESLRIIYEEKDVHFDPELAELFIKLIGVYPTGHIAELSSGEVGIIIKSNNEHRLKPKILRIIDSQNRRSKEAIIDLSANPVDDKGKPIRLKAVHPNGAFGIDIKPYLKKGLRLSESDDD, encoded by the coding sequence ATGAAAGTATCTAATAAAGTCTTGATTGAAATTCCGGTGTCTGAGCTTGAGATTGGAATGTATGTTTCAAAACTCGACTGCCCCTGGGAAGAGACCCCTTTTATCTATCAGGGTTTTTTTCTGTACGATATTCAAGACATACAAGAGCTTCAAACACTGTGTAAAACCGTGTTCGTACAAGCTGAGAAAGAAGTGTGGGAAGAGAAGAAAAAGGTCACACTCTCTACCGGTAAAGAGCGAATAAGAACGGTTACTAAAGAAAAGATCACCTATGTTAATAAAGTACCTGCCTACCGTGAGCTTGAAAAAGCCGGTGCTACTTATAATGAGGCTAAACGTCTAATCTCCAATATTTTTGCAGCGGTTAAATTGGGTAAGTCATTTGATGTTAATGAAGTCCGATCTGTTGTCACTGATATTGTAGGCAGCATTCTCAGAAACCCAAACGCTCTCCAATGGCTAGCGCTGATAAAAAACAAAGATGAATATACGGCCGAGCACTGTTTAAGGGTCTGTGTATTTGCCGTCTCTGTCGGGCGTGAGCTTGGGATGCTCGAAGGTGAGTTGATTGATCTGGGAATTAGCGGTTTCTTACATGATGTCGGTAAAACCCGTGTCCCCGACGAAGTACTTAACAAACCAGGGCGCTTTACCGATGCTGAGTATGAGGTAATGAAAAGCCACTCGACTCATGGTAAAAATATTCTCATCTCTCAAAATGGAGTCCCCCCTATCGCGGTCGACGTAGCCTATACCCATCATGAACGTATAGATGGTGGAGGCTACCCGAGAAGGCTTTCAGGTCACAAAATAAGTCGCTTCGCGAGAATTGTCTGTATCGTTGATGCCTATGATGCGATGACATCGGTCAGGGTCTATAAAACCGCAATGTCTTCTTTAGAGTCTTTACGAATTATCTATGAAGAGAAAGATGTGCATTTTGACCCTGAGTTAGCTGAGTTATTTATAAAGCTCATTGGTGTTTACCCGACGGGGCATATCGCTGAGCTATCATCAGGGGAAGTAGGCATTATTATTAAATCCAATAACGAGCATCGTTTAAAGCCGAAAATACTAAGGATTATTGATAGTCAAAATCGAAGGTCAAAAGAAGCGATCATCGATCTTTCTGCTAACCCCGTTGACGACAAGGGTAAACCCATACGATTAAAAGCAGTCCACCCCAACGGTGCGTTCGGCATCGATATCAAACCCTACCTTAAAAAAGGGTTACGACTCAGTGAGTCTGATGATGACTAG
- a CDS encoding DUF2986 domain-containing protein has protein sequence MNRKKKIKQTIKKLLKKENAKKQPKNKERYISKAERAAMEAEQANSQEPENEPTQP, from the coding sequence ATGAACCGAAAGAAGAAGATAAAGCAGACTATTAAGAAGTTACTTAAAAAAGAAAACGCTAAAAAACAACCTAAAAACAAAGAGCGGTATATCTCTAAAGCAGAAAGAGCAGCAATGGAAGCGGAACAAGCGAATTCACAAGAACCTGAGAACGAACCAACCCAACCTTAA